Genomic window (Enterobacteriaceae bacterium 4M9):
CCCGCGTAAGCAGAGGTACGCAGGCGCACCATACCGAGATTAGATTTATCAAGCTGGTCGCCGTAGCTTTGCGGGTGTGGCACACCGCGCAGGCTGCCATCCAGCCCGTAACCCCAGCCGTGGTACGGGCAGACAAAGTTGTTGGTGCGGCCTTTACGGTGCTCGCACACCGTGGCAGCGCGATGGCGGCAGCGGTTGAGCAACACGTTGATATCGCGTTTGCGGTCACGCACCACAATCACCGGCTGGGTGCCGACAAACGCTGATTTAAAACTGCCCGCCTCTGGGATTTCACTTTCATGCGCTACCCACACCCAGGTGCGGGAGAAAATACGCTCCAGCTCCAGCTCAAAAATTGCCGGTGAGGTATAGAGCGAGGTGTGCACCCGGTCAGGCTGCACTAGCGCTGCAATATCGTTATGGCTCATGGCGCAGTCGATATTCTTTACAGGGATCGTTTCCATCGTTATCTCTCCGGGAGCATGGTGTTATCGGGGACCGGCAGCGCCTGTGTCGAGTGCCAGTAGTCCACCGGGCGGCTGAACAGGTTGCAGGTGGCGAAGTGATGTATCAGCCAGCGGCCATGGCGACAGGCAAACTGGATGGCCAGTTCGGCGCTGTTAAGATGTGAACCACCGGCGCTGAAGGTCGAGGTTTGCAACATTTTCCAGCGTCCGCTGGCGCGTGTGGCGCTATGCACCGTTATCTGTTCCGAACACAGAAAATGGACGTTGGTGGCAAAGTGCGCCGGTTGCCTTACGTAACCTGCCATCATTGCCGCAAGCGCCGCGCGCCCTGCGCAGCGCCCCAGCGTATTTGCATACAGCGGTCCAATGCCTTCCCACACGCAGTCTTCAGTAAAGAGCGCGACAAGGGCATCAACGGTTTGCGCATCATCCAGGCGGTCGCATAAGTGCATGTATTCGCTGATGAGATTACGTACTGCCTGTGCGGCCTCAAGCTGTGCAAGGCGCGCAAGCAGTCCTTCCATAACATCGGACATAAAACATCCTCTTAATAAGAGTGAAGGAATTAGCGTTCGGACAGCAATCTGCGGGCGTGATACAGCAGCGCGCGCTCGTGCCCTTTGCGACCCACCAGCTGTAGCGCCACCGGGCGAGCGTCTATCTCCCCGACCGGCAGCACCAGCGCCGGATGGCCGCTCAGGTTAAACGGCCGCAGCAGCCGGGTGAGGTTGACCACGGAAAGCGGATCGCGCGCTTCTTCAAGGGTTGGCGGCAGGTCCGGCAGCGCGGGCAGCAGCAGTACGCCGTGGCGTTCGAGCAGCGCATCAACGGCGGCGCTAAAACGCAGCCGTACCTCTTCGGCTTCAGCCAGTTCAGCGGCGGTGATGTTAGCGCCCAACGTAATGCGCCTGCGCACATCAGAAGAAACATCGGGATTGTCGGCAAGGTCAGCAAATGCGCATGCGTTTTCATGGCCGATAATGTGCAACGCGGCATTGTGGGCCGCATCGAGCAGCGGCAGTTCAGCACGGTGATAACGCACACCGTGAGTTGCCAGCCCCCGGGCAATCAGTGCATCTATATCTGCACGGGCGGCTCCCGCCAGCAGTGCAGGCGCGGTGCTTTCTGGCTCGTCACCGTCGGGGAAACCCAGGCGCGTGAGAACCTGTTCCATCATGGCAAGGTCGCGGGTAAAAAAGCCTACGCAGTCGAGTGAACTGGCGGCGGGCATGACACCCTCGCGTGCTACCCGGCCAAAGGTCGGTTTGAGCCCCACAATGGCGCAGCAGGCAGCGGGCATACGCACCGAGCCGCCGGTGTCAGTGCCAATGGCAAACTCGACACTTGCTGCGGCCACTGCCGTTGCCGAACCGCTGGATGACCCGCCGGGAATCAGCGCCGGATAACGAGGGTTCACTGGCGTACCGGCCCATTGGTTGATGCCGGTTACGCCAAAGGCCAACTCGTGCAGCACGGTTTTGCCGGTGAGGACGCAGCCTGCGCCCAGTAGCGTATCAATAACCGCCGCATTGCGCGTTGCCGCCAGCGTATTTTCCCGTGCCTGGCTCCCTGCACGCGTTGGCCAACCAGCCACGTCCAGCGTATCTTTCACCGCAAAACGCAGGTCGCCGTTACCCAGGCGAAAGGTGGTGAGGTAACCCTGGGGGTTACAGTGAGTGCGATTGAGATTGCTCATATTGTCTGCCCTGTTCGTGAGGTCGTTGCCGTCACTTTTTGTACAGAGTGAGTTTTGAGCACATTACTTGAAAATTCAAGTGAACTTTACATATAAAAAAAGAATGACAGGCACAGCAAAACACCTGGCACAAATACACTAAAAATACGCAGGATCAATACCATGAAAGCGGAATAAGGCAGGTAAAACCGCCGCTGGAGGAATGACGGTTGCCCGGTAATTTTGCCTTGTTTTGTGACACAGTGAACACGGATTCACCGGCGCGGTCAGTCGTTAAGGTTGGTCAGGATCTGGGCCAGTATCAGGTTCATTTTATCCACCTGCGACGTGCGGATCCCCTTAAAAGCACGGTCAAAAATACGCGTCGCCAGCACATGTGCCTGCTCGGCTTTTGCCACACCGGCCTCGGTGGGTAGCACCTCGGTGACGCGGCCATCGGCGCGGCTGGCGCGGGTTATCACCAGCCCGTCGTCGCGCAGGCGCACCACGATTTTGGTAACAGTGGGCATTTTAATCACCGCATATTCCGCAAGCTGGGTAATCGTGGCGGTGCGGTATTTCCACGCCAGCGTCAGCACACGGAAACGCGAAATATCCAGTCCGATTTTTTTAAGTTCAATTTCCAGCAGTTGGCTGTAGCGTGCCTGCACGTTTACCAGCCAGAAAAAGGGATACTCCTCACGGCGAAAGCGGTGTTCATGAAAATCATCCGGCTCGGTTTCAAAAGCACTTTTGCTGGTATCCACTGACGGTTCCTTCGGCAACATGTTAAGTCATGCAATCAATCTTAGCGGACTCCCTTTGGAAAGAAAACGCAGCATTCCGTGGGGATACGTCACTCTCCAGATACACTGAGATACATTACTGCCCTGTTTCGGACACATTCAGGATACCCGATGCGCATCAAATGGTAGCGTGCGGACAGCCGCGCCGTTTTGCGCCGCGCTGCCGCGTTATCTCTGTTTCCATCCCAACGAGGAGCATCCCATGCAGGAACGGATAAACCCGACGCGACGCCGTCTGTTGCAGGCCACCGCACTTGGTCTTGCCGCGTTTGAACTAAAACTCAGCACCGCGCAGGCAACCACTGCCAAACCCGCCAACGTCCCCACCGCTAAA
Coding sequences:
- a CDS encoding nuclear transport factor 2 family protein; the protein is MSDVMEGLLARLAQLEAAQAVRNLISEYMHLCDRLDDAQTVDALVALFTEDCVWEGIGPLYANTLGRCAGRAALAAMMAGYVRQPAHFATNVHFLCSEQITVHSATRASGRWKMLQTSTFSAGGSHLNSAELAIQFACRHGRWLIHHFATCNLFSRPVDYWHSTQALPVPDNTMLPER
- a CDS encoding MarR family transcriptional regulator — its product is MDTSKSAFETEPDDFHEHRFRREEYPFFWLVNVQARYSQLLEIELKKIGLDISRFRVLTLAWKYRTATITQLAEYAVIKMPTVTKIVVRLRDDGLVITRASRADGRVTEVLPTEAGVAKAEQAHVLATRIFDRAFKGIRTSQVDKMNLILAQILTNLND
- a CDS encoding amidase produces the protein MSNLNRTHCNPQGYLTTFRLGNGDLRFAVKDTLDVAGWPTRAGSQARENTLAATRNAAVIDTLLGAGCVLTGKTVLHELAFGVTGINQWAGTPVNPRYPALIPGGSSSGSATAVAAASVEFAIGTDTGGSVRMPAACCAIVGLKPTFGRVAREGVMPAASSLDCVGFFTRDLAMMEQVLTRLGFPDGDEPESTAPALLAGAARADIDALIARGLATHGVRYHRAELPLLDAAHNAALHIIGHENACAFADLADNPDVSSDVRRRITLGANITAAELAEAEEVRLRFSAAVDALLERHGVLLLPALPDLPPTLEEARDPLSVVNLTRLLRPFNLSGHPALVLPVGEIDARPVALQLVGRKGHERALLYHARRLLSER